The Sphingomonas sinipercae genome contains a region encoding:
- a CDS encoding PadR family transcriptional regulator, producing the protein MSDHIENPSVDIANRNMRETAAAASLTELEGVILGIVWSRQPCSAYVVVKRFQRSTTWGWSSSTGAIYPAIRRLITRGLLDGEPEARTGRKAIELSLTAEGLHSLRDWIDGLADEMASAGIDPIRSRANYLAALEPDAREAFICRAERITRARLRVVEQNPPDLNARDNWTLEAANVGVALALKARLQWLKELRRLMRQAGRSGVKQDPR; encoded by the coding sequence ATGAGCGATCATATCGAAAACCCTTCCGTAGATATTGCGAATCGCAATATGCGAGAAACGGCTGCAGCTGCAAGTTTGACCGAGCTGGAAGGGGTCATCCTGGGCATCGTTTGGAGCCGGCAGCCGTGCTCCGCTTACGTGGTCGTCAAACGCTTCCAGAGGTCTACGACTTGGGGCTGGTCGTCGAGCACGGGAGCGATTTACCCGGCGATCCGGCGGCTAATTACTCGTGGATTGCTTGATGGCGAGCCAGAGGCGCGCACCGGACGCAAGGCGATCGAACTATCCCTGACTGCCGAGGGGCTTCATAGCCTCCGTGATTGGATCGACGGCCTTGCGGACGAAATGGCGAGCGCGGGGATCGACCCGATCCGCTCCCGCGCCAACTATTTGGCTGCACTTGAACCGGACGCCCGCGAGGCGTTCATCTGTCGCGCGGAGAGGATCACGCGGGCGCGGCTGCGTGTCGTCGAGCAGAACCCGCCAGACCTCAATGCGAGAGACAATTGGACGCTCGAGGCGGCGAACGTCGGGGTCGCGCTTGCGCTCAAAGCGCGGCTACAATGGCTCAAAGAACTCCGCCGGTTGATGCGGCAAGCTGGCCGTTCCGGGGTAAAGCAGGACCCACGATAG
- the groL gene encoding chaperonin GroEL (60 kDa chaperone family; promotes refolding of misfolded polypeptides especially under stressful conditions; forms two stacked rings of heptamers to form a barrel-shaped 14mer; ends can be capped by GroES; misfolded proteins enter the barrel where they are refolded when GroES binds) translates to MAAKDVKFSRDARERILRGVDILADAVKVTLGPKGRNVVIDKSFGAPRITKDGVTVAKEIELKDKFENMGAQMLREVASKTNDNAGDGTTTATVLAQAIVREGMKSVAAGMNPMDLKRGIDLAVTKVVDDLKSRSKPVSGSNEIAQVGIISANGDTVVGEKIAEAMEKVGKEGVITVEEAKGLEFELDVVEGMQFDRGYLSPYFITNPEKMSVELTDPYILIHEKKLSNLQAMLPILEAVVQSGRPLLIIAEDIEGEALATLVVNKLRGGLKVAAVKAPGFGDRRKAMLEDIAILTGGEMISEDLGIKLENVTTDMLGTCKRVTIDKDNTTLVDGAGAAEQIKARTEAIRQQIENTTSDYDKEKLQERLAKLAGGVAVIKVGGASEVEVKERKDRVDDALHATRAAVEEGIVPGGGTALLYATKALDGLSGVNDDQTRGIDIVRKSLTTLVRQIATNAGHDGAVVSGKLLEGNDPTQGFNAQTEKYENLVEAGVIDPTKVVRTALQNAASVAGLLITTEAAVSELPEDKPAMPMGGGGMGGMGGMDF, encoded by the coding sequence ATGGCAGCCAAAGACGTGAAATTCAGCCGCGACGCGCGTGAGCGCATTCTGCGCGGCGTCGACATCCTCGCCGATGCGGTCAAGGTGACGCTTGGGCCCAAGGGCCGCAACGTCGTCATCGACAAGAGCTTCGGCGCACCGCGCATCACCAAGGACGGCGTCACCGTCGCCAAGGAAATCGAACTTAAGGACAAGTTCGAAAACATGGGCGCGCAGATGCTTCGCGAAGTCGCATCGAAGACGAACGACAACGCCGGCGACGGCACCACCACCGCCACCGTGCTTGCCCAGGCGATCGTTCGCGAAGGCATGAAGTCGGTTGCCGCCGGCATGAACCCGATGGATCTCAAGCGCGGCATCGACCTGGCCGTGACCAAGGTCGTCGACGACCTCAAGTCGCGCTCGAAGCCGGTGTCCGGCTCGAACGAAATCGCCCAAGTCGGGATCATTTCGGCCAACGGCGACACCGTGGTCGGCGAAAAGATCGCCGAAGCGATGGAAAAGGTCGGCAAGGAAGGCGTCATCACCGTTGAGGAAGCCAAGGGCCTCGAGTTCGAACTCGATGTCGTAGAAGGCATGCAGTTCGACCGCGGTTACCTGTCGCCTTACTTCATCACCAACCCGGAAAAGATGTCGGTCGAACTCACCGATCCGTACATCCTGATCCACGAGAAGAAGCTGTCGAACCTGCAGGCGATGCTCCCGATCCTGGAAGCCGTCGTCCAGTCGGGCCGTCCGCTCCTGATCATCGCCGAGGACATCGAGGGCGAGGCCCTGGCCACGCTCGTCGTCAACAAGCTTCGCGGCGGGCTCAAGGTCGCCGCGGTCAAGGCTCCGGGCTTTGGCGATCGCCGCAAGGCGATGCTCGAAGATATCGCCATCCTGACGGGCGGCGAGATGATCTCCGAGGATCTCGGCATCAAGCTTGAAAACGTGACCACCGATATGCTCGGCACCTGCAAGCGCGTGACCATCGACAAGGACAATACGACCCTGGTCGACGGCGCTGGCGCCGCTGAGCAGATCAAGGCCCGCACCGAGGCGATCCGTCAGCAGATCGAGAACACTACCAGCGACTATGACAAGGAGAAGCTCCAGGAGCGTCTTGCCAAGCTCGCCGGCGGCGTTGCCGTGATCAAGGTCGGCGGCGCTTCGGAGGTTGAGGTCAAGGAGCGCAAGGATCGCGTCGACGACGCGCTTCACGCCACCCGCGCCGCGGTTGAAGAAGGCATCGTCCCCGGCGGCGGTACTGCCCTCCTCTATGCGACGAAGGCGCTCGATGGCCTCAGTGGGGTCAACGACGACCAGACGCGCGGCATCGACATCGTCCGCAAGTCGCTGACGACGCTGGTGCGCCAGATCGCCACCAACGCCGGCCATGACGGCGCGGTTGTTTCGGGCAAGCTGCTCGAAGGCAACGACCCGACGCAGGGCTTCAACGCCCAGACCGAGAAGTATGAGAACCTCGTCGAAGCCGGCGTGATCGACCCGACCAAGGTCGTTCGTACCGCGCTGCAGAACGCGGCCTCGGTCGCCGGCCTGCTGATCACCACCGAAGCGGCGGTCAGCGAGCTTCCGGAAGACAAGCCGGCAATGCCGATGGGCGGCGGCGGCATGGGCGGCATGGGCGGCATGGACTTCTAA
- the lpdA gene encoding dihydrolipoyl dehydrogenase, protein MAEYDFDVLVIGAGPGGYVAAIRAAQLGLKTACAESRETLGGTCLNVGCIPSKALLHASELFEEAAHGTLAKWGVKTGNVELDLGTMHASRLESIKGLTGGIEFLFKKNKVEWLKGRAAFESADTVKVGDRTVRAKNIVIATGSSVTPLPGVEVDQQRIVDSTGALEFAEVPQHLVVIGGGVIGLELGSVWRRLGAKVTVVEFLDQILPGMDAEVRKESNKIFKKQGFELKLGTKVTGAKAGGDGVMLTVEPAAGGAAETIEASHVLVSIGRRPNTDGLGLDKIGLELNKRGQIDVDHSFKTKVAGVWAIGDVTPGPMLAHKAEDEGLAVADNIAGHTGIVNEDVIPSVVYTMPEIAGVGLTEEQAREHGEVKVGKFPMLANSRAKTNKEPDGFVKIIADAKTDRVLGVWIISTLAGTMIAQAAQAMEFGATSEDIALTCHAHPTHSEALKEAAMAVTGKPIHI, encoded by the coding sequence ATGGCTGAATACGATTTCGACGTCCTGGTAATCGGCGCCGGCCCCGGCGGCTACGTTGCCGCGATCCGCGCCGCGCAGCTCGGGCTGAAGACCGCCTGCGCCGAAAGCCGCGAGACGCTTGGCGGCACTTGCCTCAACGTCGGCTGCATCCCGTCGAAGGCGCTGCTGCACGCGTCCGAGCTGTTTGAGGAAGCTGCCCACGGCACGCTCGCCAAGTGGGGCGTGAAGACGGGCAACGTCGAACTCGACCTCGGCACGATGCACGCCAGCCGGCTCGAATCGATCAAGGGCCTGACCGGCGGCATCGAATTCCTGTTCAAGAAGAACAAGGTGGAGTGGCTCAAGGGCCGCGCCGCGTTCGAGAGCGCCGACACGGTCAAGGTCGGCGACCGCACGGTGCGCGCCAAGAACATCGTCATCGCCACCGGTTCATCGGTTACCCCCCTGCCCGGCGTCGAAGTCGACCAGCAGCGGATCGTCGATTCGACCGGCGCGCTGGAGTTTGCCGAGGTGCCCCAGCATTTGGTCGTCATCGGCGGCGGGGTCATCGGCCTGGAACTGGGTTCCGTTTGGCGGCGGCTTGGCGCGAAGGTCACGGTCGTCGAGTTCCTCGACCAGATCCTGCCAGGCATGGACGCCGAAGTGCGCAAGGAATCCAACAAGATCTTCAAGAAGCAGGGCTTCGAGCTGAAGCTTGGCACCAAGGTCACCGGGGCGAAGGCCGGCGGCGACGGTGTCATGCTGACCGTCGAGCCAGCCGCGGGCGGCGCTGCCGAGACCATCGAGGCGAGCCATGTCCTCGTCTCCATCGGCCGCCGTCCGAACACCGACGGCCTCGGCCTCGACAAGATCGGGCTGGAGCTCAACAAGCGCGGCCAGATCGATGTCGATCACAGCTTCAAGACCAAGGTTGCCGGCGTCTGGGCGATCGGCGACGTCACGCCCGGCCCGATGCTCGCCCACAAGGCGGAGGACGAAGGTTTGGCGGTTGCCGACAACATCGCCGGCCACACCGGCATCGTGAACGAGGATGTGATCCCCAGCGTCGTCTACACGATGCCCGAAATCGCCGGCGTCGGCCTGACCGAGGAGCAGGCGCGCGAACATGGCGAAGTGAAGGTCGGCAAGTTCCCGATGCTCGCCAACAGCCGCGCCAAGACGAACAAGGAGCCGGATGGCTTCGTCAAGATCATCGCCGACGCCAAGACCGACCGGGTGCTTGGCGTCTGGATCATCTCCACGCTTGCAGGGACGATGATCGCGCAGGCCGCGCAGGCGATGGAGTTCGGCGCGACGTCGGAAGACATCGCCCTGACCTGCCACGCGCACCCGACCCATTCGGAAGCGCTGAAGGAAGCGGCGATGGCCGTGACCGGCAAGCCGATTCACATCTAG
- the sppA gene encoding signal peptide peptidase SppA has product MKFARAVWKLLVGIKDALVLIFMLLFFGLLYAGLSSRPAPLGDGVLALALDGSVVEQPSRASFGDVATGGSGMKEYRLRDVVAALNEAKGDDRVKAVALDLERFTGGGQSAMQDLAEAIRGVRASGKPVLAYAVGYSDDSYLVASAASEVWLNPLGAVALAGPGGANLYFKGLLDKLGVTANVYKVGTYKAAVEPYIRSDASPEAKENAQALGDALLETWKQGVAANRPKARVNDFMMNPVGALQAAGGDFGKAAIGFGLVDKIGDREQFEQRLAKLGGLGEDPTDYKPIKLEAYVKDRVDRDGHGSIGVVTVAGMIVDGKASSGTAGGDTIAKLINDAVDKDVLKALVVRVDSPGGSVLASERIRQAILNAKRAGMPVVVSMGNVAASGGYWVSTPADFIFAEPSTITGSIGVFGILPSFQGSLEKLGIGADGIKTTPLSGEPDLLRGPSPEVSQLLQAGVNSTYQQFLQIVAQSRKKSPTEIDRIAQGRVWDGGTARQLGLVDGFGGLKDAIVKAGQLAKVDNALDQVRYLERPTSFEERLAEMIADERDAESAPTQDGFAALAPETALLDAASELRSVLSGPRIQVRCLECGPLAPAKATRENLGFLATLKALLLG; this is encoded by the coding sequence ATGAAGTTCGCACGCGCTGTCTGGAAACTGCTGGTCGGGATCAAGGACGCGCTCGTCCTCATCTTCATGCTGCTGTTCTTCGGCCTGCTTTACGCCGGCCTGTCGTCGCGGCCGGCCCCCCTTGGCGACGGCGTGCTCGCCCTCGCGCTGGACGGTTCGGTGGTTGAGCAGCCTTCGCGGGCGAGCTTCGGCGACGTTGCGACCGGCGGCAGCGGGATGAAGGAATATCGGCTTCGCGACGTGGTCGCGGCGCTGAACGAGGCGAAGGGCGATGACCGGGTCAAGGCCGTGGCACTCGACCTCGAACGCTTCACCGGCGGCGGCCAGAGCGCAATGCAGGACCTGGCCGAAGCAATCCGCGGCGTCCGCGCGTCGGGCAAGCCGGTGCTGGCCTATGCGGTCGGCTATAGCGACGACAGCTATCTCGTCGCGTCGGCGGCCTCCGAAGTCTGGCTGAACCCGCTCGGCGCGGTCGCGCTTGCGGGGCCGGGCGGCGCCAACCTGTATTTTAAGGGCCTGCTCGACAAGCTTGGCGTCACCGCCAACGTCTACAAGGTCGGCACCTACAAGGCCGCGGTCGAGCCTTACATTCGCAGCGACGCCTCGCCCGAAGCGAAGGAAAATGCGCAGGCGCTTGGCGATGCGCTGCTTGAAACCTGGAAGCAGGGCGTTGCGGCCAATCGTCCGAAGGCGCGGGTCAACGATTTCATGATGAACCCGGTCGGTGCCCTGCAGGCCGCCGGCGGCGATTTCGGCAAGGCCGCGATCGGCTTCGGCCTGGTCGACAAGATCGGCGACCGCGAGCAGTTCGAGCAGCGGCTGGCAAAGCTTGGCGGGCTGGGCGAGGACCCGACCGATTACAAGCCGATCAAGCTGGAAGCTTATGTGAAGGACCGCGTCGACCGCGACGGTCACGGGAGCATCGGCGTCGTCACCGTCGCCGGCATGATCGTCGACGGCAAGGCATCGTCGGGAACCGCCGGCGGCGACACCATCGCCAAGCTGATCAACGATGCCGTCGACAAGGACGTGCTGAAAGCCCTGGTCGTGCGGGTCGACAGCCCCGGCGGGTCGGTCCTCGCTTCGGAGCGGATCCGGCAGGCGATCCTCAACGCCAAGCGCGCGGGGATGCCGGTCGTCGTGTCGATGGGCAATGTCGCGGCGTCGGGCGGCTATTGGGTGTCGACCCCGGCCGACTTCATCTTCGCCGAGCCGTCGACCATCACCGGGTCGATCGGCGTCTTCGGCATCTTGCCCAGTTTCCAGGGTTCGCTGGAAAAGCTCGGCATCGGCGCGGACGGCATCAAGACGACGCCGCTGTCCGGCGAGCCGGACCTGTTGCGAGGCCCGTCCCCGGAGGTCAGCCAACTCCTCCAGGCGGGGGTCAATTCGACCTACCAGCAATTCCTTCAGATCGTCGCCCAGTCCCGCAAGAAATCGCCGACGGAGATCGACCGGATCGCACAGGGCCGGGTCTGGGACGGCGGCACCGCGCGCCAGCTCGGCCTGGTCGACGGGTTCGGCGGATTGAAGGACGCGATCGTGAAGGCGGGGCAATTGGCGAAGGTCGACAATGCCCTCGACCAGGTCCGCTATCTCGAGCGGCCGACGTCGTTCGAAGAGCGGCTCGCGGAGATGATCGCCGACGAGCGGGACGCCGAAAGCGCCCCGACCCAGGACGGGTTCGCGGCGCTTGCGCCGGAGACCGCGCTGCTGGATGCCGCCTCGGAACTGCGCTCGGTGCTCAGCGGCCCACGGATCCAGGTGCGGTGCCTTGAATGCGGGCCGCTCGCACCGGCCAAGGCGACGCGCGAGAACCTTGGTTTCCTCGCGACCCTGAAGGCGTTGCTGCTGGGCTGA
- a CDS encoding spermidine synthase, which produces MKVRELLATAQVPGGEELRLFRRDRDYMIVLDRNELMNSRMSGSEEQLATLTVARLRNRTNPRLLIGGYGMGFTLRAALKVLPAGASVVVAELVPEIIAWARGPMAELTAGCLDDPRVTVIEGDVAAVIAERRGSYDAILLDVDNGPDGLTRAANDGLYSAAGLAAGKAALVRGGILAIWSAADDPAFTKRLNANGFAATSTQVRARSNGKGAQHTIWLAEHKNF; this is translated from the coding sequence ATGAAAGTCCGCGAGCTGCTGGCGACCGCGCAGGTGCCGGGCGGCGAGGAGCTGCGCCTGTTCCGCCGCGACCGCGACTATATGATTGTCCTCGACCGCAACGAGCTGATGAACAGCCGGATGAGCGGGTCGGAAGAGCAGCTTGCGACGCTGACCGTCGCGCGGTTGAGGAACCGGACGAACCCGCGGCTGCTGATCGGCGGCTACGGCATGGGCTTCACGCTCCGAGCGGCGCTGAAAGTGCTTCCGGCCGGAGCTTCGGTGGTGGTGGCGGAGCTGGTGCCGGAAATCATCGCCTGGGCGCGCGGGCCGATGGCCGAGCTGACCGCCGGCTGCCTCGACGACCCGCGCGTGACCGTGATCGAAGGCGATGTCGCGGCGGTGATCGCGGAGAGGCGCGGCAGCTACGACGCGATCCTTCTCGATGTCGACAACGGCCCCGACGGCCTGACGCGGGCAGCGAATGACGGCCTCTACTCAGCCGCAGGGCTCGCAGCAGGAAAGGCAGCGCTGGTGCGCGGCGGCATCCTCGCCATCTGGTCGGCAGCCGACGACCCCGCCTTCACGAAAAGGCTTAACGCCAACGGTTTCGCCGCGACTTCAACTCAGGTCCGCGCCCGCAGCAACGGTAAAGGCGCGCAACACACGATCTGGTTAGCGGAGCATAAGAACTTCTAG
- a CDS encoding MATE family efflux transporter — protein MDATRRIATPAGGWREEAVATASLAAPLVLAQLTQIAIYSTDVVMLGWLGPEALAASALGVNLFFMFNFTALGLVTAAAPLIAAALGAKKHAVRDVRRSVRSAIHAALLFCAFAWLVMWNAHAILLALGQDPTLSAEAAKFLRILQWTLLPNLLIIVLRTFLTAIGRPAPTLVVTILGLFVNAALNWMLVFGHWGAPALGLVGSACASLISTSLMALVLALYVALHRRSRRYYLFGRLHRFDSARLRAIFRIGTPIALTLAFEVSVFGFAVYLMGWIDTSSVAAHAIALQIASITFMVPLGLSQATVIRVGLAYGARDRQWVARAGWTSLAMAMLFMGAAALVIWTFPAELAGLFLDESDPGSAEVLRLCVSFLGIAALFQLFDGAQVIGASMLRGLQDTRVPMLYAAFGYWVAGLGSGYLLAFHAGWRGIGIWTGLALGLAVVSVLMVWRWSRRERLGLVRLA, from the coding sequence ATGGATGCGACACGCAGAATTGCGACACCGGCGGGCGGCTGGCGGGAGGAAGCGGTTGCGACCGCCAGCCTCGCCGCGCCGCTGGTCTTGGCGCAGCTGACGCAGATCGCCATCTATTCGACCGACGTCGTGATGCTCGGCTGGCTTGGGCCCGAGGCGCTCGCCGCCTCGGCCCTGGGCGTGAACCTGTTTTTCATGTTCAACTTCACCGCTTTGGGTCTCGTCACTGCCGCCGCCCCGCTGATTGCCGCGGCGCTGGGCGCGAAAAAGCACGCGGTCCGCGATGTCCGGCGAAGCGTCCGCTCTGCGATCCACGCAGCGCTCCTGTTCTGCGCCTTTGCCTGGCTGGTCATGTGGAATGCGCACGCGATCCTGCTCGCCCTGGGACAAGACCCAACGCTTTCGGCGGAGGCCGCGAAGTTCCTCCGGATCCTGCAGTGGACGCTTCTGCCCAACCTGCTGATCATCGTCCTGCGCACGTTCCTGACGGCCATCGGCCGGCCGGCACCGACGCTGGTCGTCACTATCCTCGGGCTATTCGTCAACGCCGCGCTCAACTGGATGCTGGTATTCGGCCATTGGGGCGCCCCCGCGCTGGGCCTGGTCGGATCGGCTTGCGCCAGCTTGATCAGCACGTCGCTGATGGCACTGGTCCTTGCCCTCTACGTGGCGCTCCACCGTCGCAGCCGCCGCTACTACCTCTTTGGCCGGTTGCACCGGTTCGATTCCGCCCGGCTCCGCGCGATTTTCCGCATCGGCACGCCGATCGCGCTCACTTTAGCGTTCGAAGTGTCGGTGTTTGGTTTTGCCGTCTATCTGATGGGGTGGATCGACACGTCCAGCGTCGCCGCCCACGCGATCGCGCTGCAAATTGCATCCATCACCTTCATGGTCCCGCTTGGCCTCAGCCAGGCGACGGTGATCCGCGTCGGATTGGCCTATGGCGCCCGCGACCGTCAGTGGGTCGCGCGCGCCGGCTGGACATCGCTGGCGATGGCGATGCTGTTCATGGGCGCCGCGGCGCTGGTCATCTGGACCTTCCCGGCGGAGCTTGCCGGGCTGTTCCTCGATGAAAGCGATCCGGGCAGCGCCGAGGTGCTTCGCCTGTGCGTCTCCTTCCTTGGCATCGCGGCACTGTTCCAGCTGTTCGACGGCGCGCAGGTGATCGGCGCATCGATGCTCCGCGGCCTTCAGGACACGCGGGTGCCGATGCTCTACGCCGCCTTCGGCTATTGGGTCGCCGGGCTTGGCAGCGGTTATTTGCTCGCCTTCCACGCGGGCTGGCGCGGCATCGGCATCTGGACCGGGCTTGCGCTCGGCCTGGCGGTGGTCTCGGTGTTGATGGTCTGGCGCTGGTCGCGGCGGGAGCGGCTGGGGCTCGTCCGCCTGGCCTGA
- the groES gene encoding co-chaperone GroES, whose translation MAFRPLHDRVLVRRVEADEKTAGGIIIPDSAKEKPQEGEVVSVGTGARAEDGSITPMDVKAGDKILFGKWSGTEVKIDGEDLIIMKESDILGIVG comes from the coding sequence ATGGCTTTCAGGCCGCTTCATGACCGTGTCCTCGTCCGCCGCGTCGAGGCCGATGAGAAGACTGCGGGCGGGATCATCATCCCCGACTCCGCCAAGGAAAAGCCGCAGGAAGGCGAAGTCGTGTCGGTCGGCACCGGCGCCCGCGCGGAAGACGGTTCCATCACGCCGATGGACGTCAAGGCCGGCGACAAGATCCTGTTCGGCAAGTGGTCGGGCACCGAAGTGAAAATCGACGGTGAAGACCTGATCATCATGAAGGAAAGCGACATCCTCGGGATCGTCGGCTGA
- a CDS encoding DUF6481 family protein, translated as MTYKDSFQDRIGNAAAAREKALAKLKAKPPLDEKVVAERLERQQRREAKEAEKREAKRAAQEAEAAAREAAAEAAKPVMPKLETEAERKAARDARYAARKARK; from the coding sequence GTGACGTATAAGGACAGTTTCCAGGACCGTATCGGCAATGCCGCGGCAGCGCGCGAAAAGGCGCTGGCCAAGTTGAAGGCCAAGCCGCCGCTCGACGAAAAGGTCGTCGCCGAGCGCCTGGAACGGCAACAGCGGCGCGAAGCCAAGGAAGCGGAAAAGCGGGAGGCGAAGCGCGCCGCACAGGAAGCGGAAGCTGCCGCGCGCGAAGCAGCGGCCGAGGCGGCGAAGCCGGTCATGCCCAAACTGGAGACCGAGGCCGAACGCAAGGCGGCGCGCGATGCCCGCTACGCCGCGCGGAAGGCCCGCAAATAG
- a CDS encoding serine hydrolase domain-containing protein, which translates to MIAHRIAAALLCSASPVAAAQMNVDETGSHTVGLKPITVEQRAREVIEIVGGSSEMNARRYISESFSAAALERVGKDDRLEDMEILRHELGTITIDRIDRVSPTEAVAVVRSGLTGRLRAIAVEVDRSAPAKIADIGTPRTLSGQISKDLSDAQRVTMLDNFVSRLAKTGYFSGTVLLAREGHVLHAKAYGLAERRFGVPNAVNTRFNLGSITKIFTAVALAQLVERGRVSWDDTLNKYVPGFPNDAAASQITLKHLLTHTSGLTNTPYPPGPRSPTRALSVAELISEAPRNDLQWKPGTRYEYNNLGFLLLGRVIEVVSGQSYYDFVRDHVFKPAGMATVGTDRYDFVTSLAYAYEPLPAWDRPSFVDGRLYVAPRAVPFGGAYSSAPDIFRFSEALRSGRLIRPSTLRTMASAHPELGAPMRGLGFNVGSDDWVVGVGRKILGHGGNTAGVCTEWRQIEDAEAPYTFVVLSNSGQRACFPVAEFILDLVPAENSQRKRR; encoded by the coding sequence ATGATCGCTCATCGTATTGCTGCTGCACTATTGTGCTCAGCATCGCCAGTCGCTGCGGCGCAGATGAACGTCGATGAGACCGGGTCTCACACAGTTGGACTGAAACCGATCACAGTCGAACAACGCGCCCGCGAAGTCATCGAAATCGTGGGCGGCTCAAGCGAAATGAATGCGCGGCGTTACATCTCGGAAAGCTTCTCCGCGGCCGCACTGGAACGGGTCGGGAAGGACGACCGGCTGGAGGACATGGAGATTCTTCGCCACGAACTCGGCACCATTACGATTGACCGGATCGACCGTGTGTCTCCGACAGAGGCGGTTGCGGTCGTTCGGAGCGGCCTAACCGGGCGACTGCGCGCAATTGCGGTCGAGGTCGATCGAAGCGCGCCGGCAAAGATCGCGGACATCGGCACCCCCCGAACCTTATCAGGTCAGATCAGCAAAGATCTTAGCGATGCGCAGCGTGTCACGATGCTCGACAACTTTGTCAGCCGATTAGCCAAGACCGGCTATTTTTCGGGCACGGTACTGCTCGCCCGTGAAGGCCATGTCCTGCATGCCAAAGCTTACGGTCTCGCGGAGCGAAGATTCGGCGTGCCAAACGCGGTCAACACCCGTTTCAACCTCGGATCGATCACCAAAATCTTTACCGCGGTCGCGCTCGCACAGTTAGTCGAAAGGGGACGCGTTTCCTGGGATGACACGCTCAACAAATATGTGCCGGGTTTTCCAAACGACGCCGCAGCTTCCCAAATCACCCTGAAGCACCTCCTGACGCACACATCCGGCCTTACGAATACGCCCTATCCCCCGGGGCCCCGGAGCCCCACGCGTGCGCTTTCGGTCGCCGAATTGATATCTGAGGCGCCAAGGAATGACCTCCAATGGAAGCCGGGGACGCGATACGAGTATAACAATCTCGGTTTCCTCCTGCTCGGCCGAGTCATTGAGGTCGTGTCGGGGCAAAGCTATTACGATTTCGTCCGCGATCACGTCTTCAAGCCCGCCGGCATGGCGACCGTGGGAACCGATCGCTACGATTTCGTCACCTCGCTTGCTTACGCGTATGAGCCGCTACCAGCTTGGGATCGACCCAGCTTTGTCGACGGCAGGCTCTACGTGGCTCCCCGAGCCGTTCCGTTTGGCGGCGCCTACTCTTCAGCGCCCGACATCTTCCGGTTCAGCGAAGCCCTCCGTTCAGGTCGGCTCATTCGGCCTTCGACTTTGAGGACCATGGCGAGTGCACACCCGGAGTTGGGTGCACCAATGCGCGGCCTTGGTTTCAACGTTGGCAGTGACGACTGGGTAGTTGGGGTAGGCCGTAAAATCCTTGGTCACGGGGGTAATACGGCCGGGGTCTGCACCGAATGGCGGCAGATCGAAGACGCTGAGGCGCCTTACACTTTTGTGGTTCTCTCAAATTCCGGTCAACGCGCTTGCTTTCCGGTTGCCGAGTTTATCCTGGACCTTGTTCCGGCAGAAAATTCGCAGCGGAAAAGGCGCTAG